In Stomoxys calcitrans chromosome 2, idStoCalc2.1, whole genome shotgun sequence, the following proteins share a genomic window:
- the LOC131994657 gene encoding uncharacterized protein LOC131994657: MNWKLFAFMAFLLLQIGSTKKHSRKYLSPKSLKHLINNLGAYWNMSSIYILYNAEIAHKRFIRNILEELHRNETYFGQRPHLAVSDQHIVMRFYEDKYFSSNSLVLTLMHSIYDDVLQATVNATRHRRTCFSIFYVEILIHSTELQRFFGQLWKYQMRRPLVIVNGGDLLTMYPYPTLSIINVSGELYSKMFPRYKGIQNFNGYAVNMPIQTHLPYTFWYVDENTQKYKMDDMSGWIVSEFMQRLNVSFKVYPLYSDSEKSNYLDMTMLSDLLLSGQIELSPHLVSMFVQMDLDYSYPFITTSRCVMMPLPPREPSNFILIQWPLWLAVCICFGLLEVIMFLYVYLARRPGRRDSNNSVLLPNMQNHFLLLLTIILALPMPSMRLPTWKQTSALMFLRLLCIYFVLRFGGFYLAQMLSTNLTSMVTSSYLKTPTMQMDDFLSSSASLMVNNFEKTLFMEQFHNNNFDQKRMVNATQEEINLNRGVLNPAFIFFVSVEEFDVIIEQQKYLNPKRFILLDICHGSYPFQMQLRADSHFTELLKMFMLRIRESGMYYHHKEHLFRRAKRFGKMDYIREEKKPRDVELEEGYNVNSLNAMLLVLSVGYSCSIVVFICELYGKRIMRKLKQSG, from the coding sequence ATGAATTGGAAGTTATTCGCTTTTATGGCGTTCCTACTACTTCAAATAGGCTCGACCAAAAAGCATTCGAGAAAATATTTATCTCCTAAATCCCTTAAACATTTAATCAATAATTTAGGAGCATATTGGAATATGTCCTCAATTTACATTCTGTACAATGCTGAAATAGCCCACAAACGTTTCATAAGAAATATTCTGGAGGAATTGCATCGAAATGAGACCTACTTTGGCCAAAGGCCCCACCTTGCAGTGAGTGATCAACACATTGTAATGCGTTTCTATGAGGATAAATATTTTAGCTCCAACTCTTTGGTCTTGACGCTGATGCACAGCATATATGATGATGTGTTGCAGGCCACGGTTAATGCCACACGCCATCGTAGAACTTGCTTTAGCATCTTCTATGTGGAAATTTTGATACATTCAACGGAGCTGCAAAGATTCTTTGGGCAATTGTGGAAATATCAAATGCGTAGGCCTTTGGTCATAGTCAATGGAGGAGATTTGCTGACCATGTATCCATATCCCACATTGAGTATCATCAATGTCAGTGGCGAGCTATACTCCAAAATGTTCCCTCGCTATaagggcatacaaaatttcaatggttATGCCGTCAACATGCCCATACAAACCCATTTGCCCTACACCTTCTGGTATGTGGATGAGAAtactcaaaaatataaaatggatGACATGAGTGGCTGGATAGTGTCAGAGTTTATGCAACGCCTAAATGTCTCGTTTAAGGTGTATCCTTTGTATTCCGATTCGGAAAAATCCAATTATTTGGATATGACAATGTTGAGTGATCTACTGTTGAGCGGTCAAATAGAACTAAGTCCTCACTTGGTGTCTATGTTTGTGCAAATGGATCTGGACTATAGTTACCCATTTATAACTACATCGCGCTGTGTCATGATGCCCCTGCCTCCCAGGGAGCCAAGTAATTTTATTCTGATTCAATGGCCCTTGTGGTTGGCAGTATGCATATGCTTTGGCCTGCTGGAAGTCATTATGTTTCTCTATGTGTATTTGGCTCGTAGGCCAGGACGCCGGGATAGCAACAACTCTGTGCTTTTACCAAATATGCAAAATCATTTCCTATTGCTGTTAACCATCATTTTGGCCCTGCCCATGCCATCCATGCGTTTGCCTACGTGGAAACAGACTTCGGCCTTGATGTTTCTGCGTTTGCTTTGCATTTATTTTGTCTTGAGATTTGGAGGTTTCTATCTGGCCCAGATGCTCTCCACGAATTTGACCTCCATGGTGACGAGTAGTTATTTGAAAACTCCCACCATGCAAATGGATGATTTTCTGTCAAGCAGCGCCTCCCTGATGGTAAATAATTTCGAAAAGACTTTATTTATGGAACAATTCCACAACAACAATTTCGACCAGAAGCGCATGGTGAATGCAACGCAGGAGGAAATCAATCTCAATCGAGGTGTTCTCAACCCTGCCTTTATATTTTTTGTCTCCGTCGAGGAGTTCGATGTCATCATTGAGCAGCAGAAATATTTGAACCCCAAGCGTTTTATCCTCTTGGACATTTGCCATGGCTCCTATCCCTTTCAGATGCAATTGCGTGCCGATAGCCATTTTACGGAGTTGTTGAAAATGTTTATGCTACGCATACGCGAGAGTGGCATGTATTATCATCACAAGGAGCATCTCTTTCGTAGGGCTAAACGTTTTGGCAAAATGGACTATATACGCGAAGAGAAAAAGC
- the LOC106083108 gene encoding uncharacterized protein LOC106083108: MQRVSLLVVCVVMAFASLALGYEPQDIYAEPNCAIVSDHTRMFRDISDPTHYWICPEGQEKASYIQCPPNEAFMEAPQKCVVWEEWKWVEPYTK, from the exons ATGCAACGAg TTTCCCTCTTAGTTGTCTGTGTCGTTATGGCCTTTGCCTCCCTTGCCTTGGGCTATGAACCCCAAGACATTTATGCCGAACCCAATTGTGCCATTGTCTCCGATCACACCCGCATGTTCCGTGACATTTCCGATCCTACCCACTATTGGATTTGCCCCGAGGGTCAAGAGAAAGCCAGCTACATTCAATGTCCACCCAATGAGGCCTTTATGGAGGCTCCACAAAAATGCGTTGTCTGGGAAGAATGGAAATGGGTTGAGCCTTACACTAAATAA
- the LOC131994655 gene encoding uncharacterized protein LOC131994655 gives MDVKKLFICIFLILEEHKGQSIISSSYLENLLTYINEVGNMELIENNEAIATTISVHSHHLSKLLNTIAEYWNITSLYIIYNTRLISHYPYQDFLEELCANASYLGQLPRMAISSQHIKSRLIMDNGFRESSLVLTLMHSPHDRVLETTAYATRYKRYCFTIYLLHLFPLSKEDMSFLFEKLWRYQLRRPLVISNGGDLLTMDPYPKLRIVNVTNENVTQYFPKIANTRDFKGYILNVPVQADVPFTLVYRNPKTSEYEMDGIGGWVVTGLMKRLNVTLNVYPLNWNNSDYLYLTHIYDLLLSGEIELSPHMFTTIVQRDLDYSYPYVSSSVCVMAPVPKKKTINLLGFLDWTLCLFLLLMVAVNEIIWKIYWHYRSRMHLSRPFLPYRSLYVIFLFLGIPLPSWSVPTIRRLRFCSFIRILLIYFLLTYCGMYISQIFSSNLSSFLTASFLKSPSFHLDNIFESEVPLMLGYNMANTLKQR, from the coding sequence atggatgttaaaaaacttttcatatGCATTTTTCTCATTTTGGAAGAACATAAAGGCCAGAGTATAATCAGTTCAagttatttggaaaatcttctAACATACATCAATGAAGTTGGGAATATggaattaattgaaaataacgAAGCTATAGCCACAACAATTTCTGTGCACTCTCATCATCTGTCGAAACTTCTGAATACCATAGCCGAATATTGGAATATAACATCGCTGTATATCATCTACAATACCAGACTAATTTCCCATTATCCATATCAAGATTTTCTGGAAGAACTTTGTGCGAATGCTAGCTACCTGGGACAACTACCAAGAATGGCTATAAGTAGTCAACACATCAAAAGCCGTTTGATTATGGATAATGGTTTTCGCGAATCTTCTTTGGTATTGACTCTGATGCATAGTCCCCATGACAGAGTGTTGGAGACGACTGCTTATGCAACACGCTATAAAAGATACTGTTTTACCATCTATCTCCTGCATCTATTTCCCTTATCTAAAGAGGATATGAGTTTTCTGTTTGAAAAGTTATGGCGTTATCAATTGCGTCGTCCTTTGGTAATATCAAATGGAGGCGATCTCCTCACCATGGACCCATACCCCAAATTGAGAATTGTGAATGTCACCAATGAAAATGTAACGCAGTATTTCCCCAAGATTGCTAATACACGAGATTTTAAAGGTTACATCCTAAATGTGCCAGTGCAAGCTGATGTACCCTTTACTTTGGTCTATAGGAATCCAAAAACCTCAGAGTATGAAATGGATGGCATTGGAGGATGGGTGGTAACGGGACTCATGAAGCGATTAAATGTTACCTTGAATGTGTATCCCTTGAATTGGAATAACTCCGACTATTTGTATCTTACTCACATTTATGATCTGCTATTGAGTGGAGAGATTGAGTTAAGTCCACACATGTTCACCACCATAGTTCAAAGGGATCTGGACTATTCTTATCCCTATGTGAGCAGTTCTGTATGTGTTATGGCCCCAGTGCCTAAGAAGAAAACCATCAATCTATTGGGATTTTTGGATTGGACTTTGTGTTTGTTCTTGCTGCTGATGGTGGCTGTCAATgagattatttggaaaatttattgGCATTATCGCTCAAGAATGCATCTTTCCAGACCATTTCTGCCTTATCGTTCTTTAtatgtgatttttttatttcttggtATACCATTGCCATCCTGGAGTGTACCCACCATAAGGCGCTTACGTTTTTGCTCCTTTATtagaattttgcttatttattttCTCCTAACGTACTGTGGTATGTACATATCCCAAATTTTCTCCTCCAACCTTAGCTCATTTCTGACAGCGAGTTTTTTGAAGAGTCCCTCATTTCATTTGGACAATATATTCGAAAGTGAAGTGCCTTTGATGCTGGGTTACAACATGGCAAATACTTTAAAGCAGCGTTAA
- the LOC131994656 gene encoding uncharacterized protein LOC131994656 codes for MDIKKLMLISFILTMSEYRGLSRNIPSALENILTNINDVGSKESTEVNDEAATPTLFHRSPYLPKLLNTIAEYWNITSLYIIYNNRLITHHPYQDFLEELCANASYLGQLPRMAISSQHIKSRLIMDNGFRESSLVLTLMHSTHDRVLETTAYATRFKRSCFTIYLMHLFAISTEDMNSLFEKLWRYQLRRPLVISNGGDFFTMDPYPKLRIVNVTNENVTQYFPKVANIRDFKGYTLNIPVQADVPYTLLYKNPTTSEYEMDGIGGWIVKELMRRLNVTLNVYPLNWSNSNYLYITHIHKMLLSGEIELSPHMFTTVVSRDLDYSYPYVASSLCVMAPVPKRESINLLGFFDYTLCLFLLLMVVANEIIWKLYWHYLPRMHLSRPFLPYCSLYVILVFLGIPLPTWRIRPIRSLRLCGFLRILLFFFILTYCGMYISQIFSSNLSSYLTASYLRGPSFQLNNIFESEVPLMLSSYMANTLRELYNLTEADMYKYFVVASWDVIEYHRVALNASYMYLVPSPIFELIAEQQRYLDPKRFVTTQICYGTFPYQMQLRADSHFTDLLYEFILHLRESDLHIYLKTDLLQRARKFGNFNYIRDEKSSESSYGMTFTFNTLTVMIFVLAVGYSCSLVAFVWEWYGQRICQIWDKKRCKLMLRK; via the coding sequence atggatattaagAAACTTATGCTAATTTCCTTTATCCTCACCATGAGCGAATATAGAGGCCTTAGTAGAAATATTCCGAGTGCTTTGGAAAATATCCTAACGAACATCAATGATGTGGGGAGTAAAGAATCTACTGAGGTGAATGATGAAGCTGCAACCCCAACTCTATTTCATCGTTCGCCTTACCTGCCAAAACTTTTGAATACCATAGCCGAATATTGGAATATAACATCACTGTATATCATCTACAATAACAGACTAATCACCCATCATCCATATCAAGATTTTCTGGAAGAACTTTGTGCGAATGCTAGCTACCTGGGACAACTACCAAGAATGGCAATAAGTAGTCAACACATCAAAAGTCGGTTGATTATGGATAATGGTTTTCGCGAATCTTCTTTGGTCTTAACCCTAATGCATAGTACCCATGACAGAGTGTTGGAGACGACTGCCTATGCAACACGCTTTAAAAGATCCTGTTTTACCATCTATCTCATGCACCTATTTGCCATATCTACGGAGGATATGAATTCTCTGTTTGAAAAGTTATGGCGTTATCAATTGCGTCGTCCTTTGGTAATATCAAATGGAGGCGATTTCTTCACCATGGACCCATACCCCAAATTGAGAATTGTGAATGTCACCAATGAAAATGTAACGCAGTATTTCCCCAAGGTGGCTAATATACGAGATTTTAAAGGTTACACTTTAAATATTCCAGTGCAAGCTGATGTACCCTATACTTTGCTCTATAAGAATCCAACAACTTCAGAGTATGAAATGGATGGCATTGGAGGATGGATAGTTAAGGAACTTATGAGGCGACTAAATGTTACCTTGAATGTGTATCCCTTAAATTGGAGTAACTCCAACTATTTGTATATCACTCACATTCACAAAATGCTATTGAGTGGAGAGATTGAGTTAAGTCCCCACATGTTCACCACCGTAGTTTCAAGGGATCTGGACTATTCTTATCCCTATGTGGCCAGCTCTCTATGTGTTATGGCCCCAGTGCCTAAGAGGGAGAGTATAAATCTATTGGGATTTTTCGATTATACTTTGTGCTTGTTTTTGCTGTTGATGGTGGTTGCCAATGAGATTATTTGGAAATTATATTGGCATTATCTTCCCAGGATGCATCTTTCCAGACCCTTtctgccttattgttctttgTATGTGATTTTGGTATTTCTGGGAATTCCATTGCCAACGTGGCGTATACGCCCCATAAGGAGCTTACGTTTGTGCGgctttcttagaattttgctgtttttttttatcctaacaTACTGTGGCATGTATATATCCCAAATATTCTCCTCCAACCTTAGCTCATATCTGACAGCGAGTTATTTGAGGGGTCCTTCGTTTCAGTTGAACAATATATTCGAAAGCGAAGTGCCTTTGATGCTGAGTTCCTACATGGCAAATACTTTGAGGGAACTTTACAATCTCACCGAAGCTGATAtgtacaaatattttgttgtagccTCGTGGGATGTCATTGAATACCATCGAGTTGCCCTCAATGCATCCTACATGTATTTGGTGCCTTCTCCAATATTCGAATTAATCGCCGAGCAGCAACGTTACTTGGATCCCAAACGCTTTGTCACTACACAGATATGCTATGGCACGTTTCCTTATCAAATGCAGCTGCGTGCCGATAGTCACTTTACAGATTTGTTGTATGAATTTATACTTCATCTGCGTGAGAGTGACCTTCACATCTATTTGAAGACAGATTTGCTACAGCGTGCCcgtaaatttggaaatttcaattACATACGAGATGAGAAGTCCTCGGAGTCCTCTTACGGAATGACTTTCACCTTTAATACATTAACGGTGATGATTTTTGTTCTGGCTGTGGGCTATTCATGCAGTTTGGTCGCTTTCGTGTGGGAATGGTATGGTCAACGGATTTGTCAGATTTGGGACAAGAAAAGGTGTAAACTTATGCTACGAAAGTAA